In one window of Methanosarcina vacuolata Z-761 DNA:
- a CDS encoding ATP-grasp domain-containing protein: MLILDYPYVSELLKNTAAELQIPVLKNEMAAGLKTEKKLNLLEEAEFIKLIKEKGECILYSNSENSIGWISENLGFTGLPEKIELFKNKVKFRELLERLYPELYFKSVKFEELDEIRVEDIEKPFIIKPAVGFFSLGVHKVSTNEEWDSVLKSIKAEVEEIKKLYPAPVLNVENFIIEGNIEGEEFAVDAYFNREGKPVVLDIFKHIFSSENDVSDRVYFTSKTIIETYREAIEDLLKEIGKLAGLRNFPLHLELRISQDRRIQPIELNPMRFAGLCVTDIAYFAYGINTYRYFLEQLEPDWDKILADKEGKNFCFIMLNKSEDLNLKDVKAFDYEKLLSDFEKPLELRKADYETRGYFGYMFTETRDSSWSEIERILKSDLREYITFKEVVPASSVLKNNVQK; this comes from the coding sequence ATGTTAATCCTCGATTACCCCTATGTCTCCGAATTACTAAAAAATACTGCTGCGGAATTACAGATTCCTGTTTTAAAAAATGAAATGGCAGCCGGACTAAAGACTGAAAAAAAGCTAAACCTTCTTGAAGAAGCTGAATTTATCAAATTAATAAAAGAAAAAGGTGAATGTATCCTTTATTCCAATTCAGAAAACTCAATTGGCTGGATATCTGAAAATCTTGGTTTTACAGGGCTGCCTGAGAAAATCGAGCTTTTCAAGAACAAAGTAAAGTTCAGAGAGCTGCTTGAAAGGCTTTACCCCGAATTATATTTCAAGAGTGTTAAATTTGAAGAACTGGACGAAATCCGGGTTGAGGATATCGAAAAACCGTTTATCATAAAGCCTGCTGTTGGATTTTTCAGCCTCGGGGTGCATAAGGTTTCCACTAACGAGGAATGGGATTCGGTCCTGAAGTCCATAAAGGCTGAGGTTGAAGAGATCAAAAAGCTTTATCCGGCGCCAGTTTTGAATGTGGAGAATTTCATTATCGAAGGAAATATCGAAGGGGAAGAGTTTGCGGTTGACGCTTATTTCAACCGTGAAGGAAAGCCGGTAGTCCTCGATATCTTCAAACATATTTTTTCCTCGGAAAATGATGTCAGTGACAGGGTGTATTTTACTTCGAAAACGATTATAGAAACCTACAGGGAAGCCATTGAGGATCTTTTAAAGGAAATCGGAAAGCTGGCCGGGCTCAGGAATTTTCCCCTTCACCTGGAACTTCGAATATCGCAGGACAGGCGAATCCAGCCGATTGAACTGAACCCGATGCGCTTTGCCGGCCTGTGCGTTACTGATATTGCATATTTTGCATATGGGATTAACACTTACAGGTATTTTCTGGAACAGCTTGAGCCGGACTGGGACAAAATTCTTGCAGATAAAGAAGGGAAGAACTTCTGCTTTATTATGCTTAACAAATCGGAAGACCTCAATTTGAAGGACGTAAAGGCTTTTGATTACGAAAAACTGCTTTCAGACTTTGAAAAGCCTCTGGAACTCAGAAAAGCGGATTACGAAACACGCGGCTACTTCGGGTACATGTTTACCGAAACCAGAGACAGTAGCTGGAGCGAGATTGAAAGGATTCTGAAATCGGACTTGAGGGAATATATCACTTTCAAAGAAGTAGTGCCCGCAAGTTCTGTGCTCAAAAATAATGTTCAAAAATAA
- a CDS encoding SpoIIAA family protein gives MIEIMQGLPGNVVAVNVSGEVTGDDYKNVLIPAVEEKIKMYGKVRILYHMDKELEWFTLNAMLEDAKVGILNITAFEKIAVVSDVDWMDVAVEIIKFIVPFPVRTYKNEELLEAETWISE, from the coding sequence ATGATAGAGATCATGCAGGGTTTGCCGGGAAATGTCGTAGCAGTCAATGTGAGTGGAGAAGTAACTGGAGATGACTACAAAAATGTGTTAATTCCTGCTGTTGAGGAAAAAATCAAGATGTACGGTAAGGTTCGTATTCTTTATCACATGGATAAGGAACTTGAGTGGTTTACCCTTAATGCCATGCTGGAGGACGCCAAGGTTGGCATACTGAACATTACAGCCTTTGAAAAGATTGCAGTTGTTTCAGACGTTGACTGGATGGATGTTGCCGTTGAAATCATTAAGTTTATTGTTCCTTTTCCAGTGAGGACCTATAAGAATGAAGAGCTTCTTGAAGCAGAAACATGGATCAGTGAATGA
- a CDS encoding SulP family inorganic anion transporter, translating to MKPAQNSRRSFHFSLFQGILPLNSKQIPLEIIAGITFAAFAIPEVMGYTKIAGMPVVTGIYTILFPMLAFAIFGSSRHLVVGADSATAAIIASGLTTIAVPGSSQYVAYASAIALLVAILLFLGGLFQLGFLADFLSYTVLIGFLTGAGIYISISQISGMLGIPSEPDGTSVQIISLVRNLFLTNTPTLLVSLSVIGVIVLGEKISHKFPGSLIAIIGAIAASRILDFSSYGISVLGTVPQGLPQISIPQIPLSNLPDIFNISVSCFIIILAQSAATSRAYAIKFSDTFNENTDLIGLSLANAAAGISGTFVVNGSPTKTEMIKNAGGRTQLTQLTTVLTVILVLLFFTRPFAYLPTAVLSSMVFLIGLHLIDIEGMTALHRQRPVEFAVALITAITVVVIGVEQGILIAIILSIIAHLRHSYRPLNLLLVPKAGGAMKTFPLESGQQAVEGLLIYRFGSNLYFANEDRFAEEIIDLAIKNGSLKWFCISATNIGDIDFTSAETLKKVYTQLQKLGITLVLSEVVQPVMSELDKDGITQMVGKDHIFESVQDVIEAYKRSTDSSSHRSTDNFSH from the coding sequence ATGAAACCTGCGCAGAATTCCAGAAGATCTTTTCATTTTTCCCTCTTTCAGGGAATATTACCCCTCAACTCCAAACAGATACCCCTGGAAATTATCGCAGGGATAACATTCGCAGCGTTTGCCATCCCCGAAGTTATGGGATACACTAAAATTGCAGGCATGCCTGTAGTTACTGGAATCTACACGATCCTGTTTCCAATGTTAGCTTTTGCCATTTTTGGTTCATCCCGTCATCTTGTCGTTGGCGCCGATTCAGCAACCGCGGCAATTATAGCAAGTGGACTAACAACGATAGCCGTGCCGGGATCTTCTCAATATGTTGCATATGCGAGCGCAATCGCTCTACTCGTAGCAATCTTGCTTTTCCTTGGAGGTTTGTTCCAGCTTGGTTTTCTCGCTGACTTCCTCTCCTACACGGTCCTGATAGGATTTCTCACAGGTGCTGGTATCTATATATCTATATCACAGATTAGCGGGATGCTTGGGATACCTTCAGAACCAGATGGGACATCTGTGCAGATTATATCTTTAGTAAGAAATCTCTTTCTTACAAATACCCCCACGCTCCTGGTCTCATTATCCGTAATCGGGGTTATTGTTCTTGGCGAAAAGATCAGCCACAAATTTCCAGGTTCACTAATAGCGATTATTGGCGCAATTGCTGCAAGCCGGATATTAGACTTTTCTTCTTACGGGATTAGCGTCCTTGGCACAGTACCACAAGGCCTGCCGCAAATTTCTATTCCTCAAATCCCGCTTTCAAATCTACCAGATATTTTCAACATATCCGTTTCTTGTTTTATTATTATCCTTGCCCAGAGTGCTGCAACATCTCGTGCTTATGCCATTAAGTTTTCCGACACTTTTAATGAAAACACAGACCTCATCGGATTGAGCCTTGCTAATGCAGCAGCCGGGATATCAGGGACTTTCGTTGTCAACGGCAGCCCAACCAAGACTGAAATGATAAAAAATGCAGGAGGTAGGACACAGCTTACTCAGCTCACAACAGTCTTAACTGTTATATTAGTCCTGTTGTTCTTTACCAGGCCATTCGCCTATTTACCCACAGCTGTACTTTCGTCTATGGTATTCCTCATTGGTCTGCATCTTATCGATATCGAAGGGATGACCGCCCTTCACAGACAGCGGCCTGTTGAGTTTGCTGTCGCTTTGATAACGGCTATAACGGTCGTAGTTATAGGTGTCGAGCAGGGAATCCTTATAGCTATTATACTCTCGATCATTGCTCACCTGCGCCATAGTTACAGGCCACTTAACCTTCTGCTTGTTCCAAAGGCAGGAGGGGCTATGAAGACATTTCCACTGGAAAGTGGGCAGCAAGCTGTTGAAGGATTGTTAATCTACCGTTTTGGTTCAAACCTCTACTTTGCTAACGAAGACCGCTTCGCGGAAGAAATAATAGACCTTGCCATAAAAAATGGCTCACTTAAATGGTTTTGCATTTCTGCCACAAACATTGGAGATATCGATTTCACTTCCGCAGAGACGCTCAAAAAAGTGTATACCCAACTGCAAAAACTGGGCATTACTCTTGTATTAAGTGAAGTAGTACAGCCTGTGATGAGTGAGCTGGATAAAGACGGCATAACCCAAATGGTTGGTAAAGACCATATCTTTGAGTCAGTTCAGGATGTTATAGAGGCATATAAAAGATCAACAGATAGTTCGTCACATAGATCTACAGATAATTTTTCGCACTAA
- a CDS encoding alpha-amylase family glycosyl hydrolase — protein sequence MLGELDTDHEQTFKKYHYVIERGYPHPLGATPDEDGVNFSIYSEHADYVELLLFHRCDDLKPALILYTNRVGKFTHSKNIANSVMVSEDIENIKNSVKVSEDIENIASSVKVSEDIENIASSVKVSEDIESIENPVKVSGDIENIENSVKVSEDLETTEATSIEITEATSIALNKTFHFWHVYVRGLKPGIHYAYRIGGPLDPSRGYDFDDATSLDGRKQYWGYDPICFFAPHSGYCVNPEYGAHMEEFRDMVRALHKAGIEVILDVVFNHTAEGDNLGPVFSFKGIDNSIYYLLEPDKQYYSNYSGCGNTVSCNHPIPQKLIVDCLKYWAEEMHVDGFRFDEGSILSLDTDGKVMKYPPVIWQIKLDDALGYIKVIAEAWDAAALNQVGYFPGPRWAEWNGYYRDEIRRFVRGDPGLVRRVASRIAGSPDLYQSESRLPINSVNFVTCHDGTTDLHLTTLFLITTNTMRLTGKITGMELTII from the coding sequence ATGTTAGGAGAATTAGATACGGATCACGAACAGACTTTTAAGAAGTATCACTATGTTATCGAAAGAGGATATCCCCATCCTCTTGGGGCAACGCCTGATGAAGATGGAGTAAATTTTTCTATTTATTCCGAACATGCAGATTACGTTGAACTTCTGCTTTTTCACAGATGTGATGATCTGAAACCTGCTCTTATCCTTTACACAAACAGAGTTGGAAAATTTACTCATTCTAAAAATATTGCAAATTCAGTTATGGTTTCCGAGGATATTGAAAATATTAAGAATTCAGTTAAGGTTTCCGAGGATATTGAAAATATTGCGAGCTCAGTTAAGGTTTCCGAGGATATTGAAAATATTGCGAGCTCAGTTAAGGTTTCCGAGGATATTGAAAGTATTGAAAATCCAGTTAAGGTTTCTGGGGATATTGAAAATATTGAGAATTCAGTTAAAGTTTCCGAGGATCTTGAAACCACCGAAGCTACAAGTATTGAAATCACTGAAGCCACAAGTATTGCTCTTAATAAAACATTTCACTTCTGGCATGTATATGTGCGGGGCCTGAAGCCTGGAATCCACTATGCATATCGGATAGGCGGTCCTCTTGATCCCTCCAGAGGATATGATTTTGATGATGCAACAAGCCTTGACGGAAGAAAACAATACTGGGGCTATGACCCAATATGTTTTTTTGCGCCTCACAGCGGCTATTGTGTGAATCCTGAGTACGGAGCTCATATGGAAGAATTCAGGGACATGGTCAGAGCTCTGCACAAAGCTGGAATTGAGGTAATTCTTGATGTGGTCTTTAACCATACAGCCGAAGGAGACAACCTGGGTCCGGTATTTTCTTTCAAGGGTATAGATAACAGCATATATTATCTCCTGGAACCTGACAAACAATACTACAGCAATTATTCGGGTTGTGGAAACACAGTGAGCTGCAATCATCCTATTCCCCAGAAGCTGATAGTAGACTGCCTGAAATACTGGGCAGAAGAGATGCATGTTGATGGTTTTCGGTTTGATGAGGGTTCTATCCTTTCGCTGGATACCGATGGGAAGGTTATGAAGTATCCCCCTGTTATATGGCAGATTAAACTTGACGATGCTCTCGGATACATAAAAGTGATTGCTGAAGCCTGGGATGCAGCTGCACTCAATCAGGTAGGATACTTCCCGGGCCCGAGGTGGGCTGAATGGAACGGTTATTATCGGGATGAGATCCGCCGCTTTGTAAGAGGAGATCCCGGGCTTGTAAGGAGGGTTGCAAGCCGGATTGCCGGGAGCCCTGACCTCTACCAGTCCGAATCAAGGCTTCCGATCAATAGTGTTAATTTCGTGACGTGCCACGACGGAACGACGGATTTACACTTAACGACCTTGTTTCTTATAACTACAAACACAATGAGGCTAACGGGGAAAATAACAGGGATGGAATTGACAATAATTTGA
- a CDS encoding ATP-binding cassette domain-containing protein produces MKAVDNISFTVRKGEIFSFLGPNGAGKSTVINILTTLLPMQKGRVTIAGHDLRTEPEKVRESIGIVFQELTLDRDMTVREILEYHGRLYSMPKAQRQARVDELLSLVELEAKRDVLTRYLSGGMKRRLEIARGLMTRPRVLFMDEPTIGLDPQTRIRIWDYVKDINRQGTTIFLTTHYMDEADQLSNRISIIDHGEIIVTGKPWELKNALGEDLIYLETSDNREASSLLMKLDTVKGIRDKAKGIIAMVNMDGTYLLPEIMDKLRNGGIKIRAVNLKKPSMDDVFVHYTGRELRDTGTEKTIVAKPGRR; encoded by the coding sequence ATAAAAGCCGTCGATAACATCAGTTTTACGGTAAGAAAAGGGGAGATATTTTCTTTTCTCGGGCCAAACGGAGCTGGGAAGAGTACTGTGATTAATATTCTTACCACTCTCCTGCCTATGCAGAAAGGCAGAGTAACTATTGCAGGCCATGATTTGAGAACTGAGCCTGAAAAAGTAAGAGAATCAATAGGAATTGTCTTTCAGGAGTTGACTCTTGACAGGGATATGACTGTTCGGGAGATTCTGGAATACCACGGAAGGCTCTATTCCATGCCAAAAGCTCAAAGGCAGGCGCGTGTTGACGAATTGCTAAGTCTGGTCGAGCTTGAAGCAAAGAGGGATGTCCTGACAAGATACCTGAGCGGCGGAATGAAGCGCAGGCTTGAGATTGCGAGGGGACTCATGACCCGCCCGAGAGTGCTTTTCATGGACGAACCTACAATCGGGCTTGACCCTCAGACAAGAATCAGAATCTGGGATTACGTAAAAGACATCAACCGGCAGGGCACAACCATTTTTCTGACAACCCATTATATGGACGAAGCCGACCAGCTCAGTAACAGGATAAGCATCATAGATCATGGGGAAATCATTGTCACAGGCAAGCCCTGGGAGTTAAAAAATGCACTTGGTGAAGATCTTATATATCTCGAAACAAGTGATAACAGGGAAGCTTCCAGTCTGTTAATGAAACTTGATACTGTAAAAGGAATTCGAGACAAAGCAAAAGGAATAATTGCTATGGTCAATATGGACGGTACCTACCTGCTGCCTGAGATCATGGATAAACTTCGGAACGGGGGTATTAAGATCAGGGCTGTTAACCTCAAAAAGCCATCAATGGATGACGTTTTTGTTCATTATACCGGAAGGGAGCTCAGGGATACAGGAACCGAAAAAACGATTGTGGCAAAACCAGGAAGGCGTTAA
- a CDS encoding ABC transporter permease, with translation MHKGFLTIYWRDMLRFVRFRTLLFTSLVQPALWLAFFGVAMSNNFERLTATMPVIPGVRVVGYLTFIGAGVIAMTTLFTSLFGGTVLLFDKNWGLMRETLSSPLPRIHIIIGIGLSAMTKSFIQATVIMVFGLLLGVQFFEGYTVTQILVSLIGIMLFIGTFSLGFLFLSAAIAITMESPEGMQAVITLLTMPFFFTSNALYPANSFPPVLRALSTVNPLTHLVSGIRYFAIGSEFSSIGLRYTYTQGEVIVSFLALLAFAGIMFLIARWRFTRVTVT, from the coding sequence ATGCATAAAGGCTTTCTTACCATATACTGGCGTGACATGCTGAGGTTTGTCCGGTTTCGAACTCTTCTGTTTACTTCCCTTGTCCAGCCTGCACTCTGGCTAGCTTTTTTCGGAGTAGCAATGTCAAACAACTTTGAAAGGCTTACTGCAACTATGCCGGTTATTCCCGGGGTGAGGGTTGTGGGATACCTGACTTTCATAGGTGCAGGCGTTATTGCCATGACCACGCTTTTTACAAGCCTTTTTGGGGGGACAGTGCTGCTTTTTGACAAAAACTGGGGGCTTATGCGGGAGACCCTTTCAAGTCCTCTTCCAAGAATCCATATAATCATAGGGATAGGACTTTCAGCCATGACAAAATCCTTTATCCAGGCTACTGTGATCATGGTTTTTGGGCTTTTACTGGGAGTCCAGTTTTTTGAAGGCTACACAGTAACACAGATTCTGGTTTCACTCATCGGGATCATGCTTTTTATAGGGACATTTTCTCTCGGGTTTCTTTTCCTTTCGGCTGCAATAGCAATAACAATGGAAAGCCCGGAAGGGATGCAGGCTGTAATAACCCTGCTTACTATGCCTTTCTTTTTCACGAGCAATGCACTTTACCCTGCGAATTCATTTCCTCCTGTGCTCCGGGCTCTGTCCACAGTCAATCCGCTCACACATCTTGTCAGCGGAATAAGATATTTTGCAATAGGGAGTGAATTTTCGTCAATTGGACTTCGCTATACTTACACTCAGGGAGAGGTTATTGTCTCCTTCCTGGCTCTCCTGGCTTTTGCGGGAATAATGTTTCTTATTGCAAGGTGGAGGTTTACCAGGGTTACAGTTACGTAA
- a CDS encoding UBP-type zinc finger domain-containing protein codes for MACTHRNMIKIKNIEQGSKGCEECLKSGDSWVHLRVCLICGHVGCCDQSKNKHATKHFEETGHPVIQSFEPGEDWKYCYIDRQYLE; via the coding sequence ATGGCCTGTACACACAGGAATATGATAAAAATTAAAAACATAGAACAGGGCTCAAAGGGTTGTGAGGAATGTCTGAAAAGCGGAGATAGCTGGGTACACCTGAGGGTTTGCCTGATCTGTGGGCATGTGGGCTGCTGTGACCAGTCAAAAAATAAACACGCAACAAAGCACTTTGAAGAAACCGGGCATCCTGTGATCCAATCTTTCGAGCCAGGTGAGGACTGGAAGTACTGTTATATTGATCGCCAGTATCTTGAGTAA